Within the Clarias gariepinus isolate MV-2021 ecotype Netherlands chromosome 27, CGAR_prim_01v2, whole genome shotgun sequence genome, the region GAGCATTAATAAACCTGTCTCTGTAACTTCAGATAAAATGTTAGGAACACAGTGTGAGTCCTGTTATCCACCCACAAAGACAGAACTATTATTaaagtatttacattatttacattacagtacattatttatataaagtgtttaaacaaaGTGCTGCTGCAGTCTATAAGTCCAACAGTTTCAGCTCCCTTGATGTGGTAAAAACCTTAATGTCCTCACACTGCTGTTTGGTTTGAGATGTCTGTCCTCTAGTTTCCATCTTAcaccagagagtgtgtgtcagtgttaatGGAAACTTTGGTTTAAAGTGAAAGATATAAACTAATGAGTTTAATTCTTTCTTTATCAGGGCTGTAAGAGATGTTACACATTTATATAATCCAGTGATTAGATCATTTCTGTCATGACCCGCCAAGTCACAGCCCTGTCATGAATCACCTGCACACTCCAGTTTCATGATCCATCCCACTGCTTTCTTTTTTACCGCCTCATTCTCCACTCTGCACACCTGTACTCAATCTATAATCACCTCTCCTCCCTACTTAACTCGTACTCTAACTACACTTcctcgccagattattgtgcacTCACCATGTCCAGTATTCCAGCGTTCTGTCTCGTTTTGCCTTCTCGTTTCCGACCTCGCTTCGTTTCAATGACCACGTCTTCGCCTCACGTCACGGATCATTCGCCATCTCGGATTCTCCCGGTATTGACCTTTGGAACTGTTTCTCGACCACGAGCCTGGATTATGGACATTTCCCCTGATCTCCGGCTTCGACCTCTGTCTGTTTCTCGACCACGAGTAATTCCCATGCGTCTGCGTCATCTGCGAGCCAACCCGACCTCAAGTCACACACGCCGGCTCTCTACACGGAGCTCATTCACCTCGCGCCGGCGCTCCGCTTCCGCATTCCATGCGAGCTCAAGTTACACACGCCGGCTCTCTACACGGAGCTCATTCACCGCACAGCGGCGCTCCGCTTCCGCATCCAGTACAAAGTGCACGCGTCAGCGCAAGCAGGGTTTCAATCTAACTGTCACGTCTGCCTTGTGCACGGATTTAAGCCTGTCTTGCCATAACAGGTCTAAAAGCACCACTTCCTGCTCCTCATCTGCACTTGGGTCTACCACGGCAACTACGAACCGTGACAGTATAATCTGGCCAAATATGGACCCAGCAGAGATTACTCACCTGGAGGGGGCATTAAAGAGTCAAGAAACTCTCTTGGATACTCACCAGCAGGAAATTCGACAGATAACGAACACTCTCCAAACTCTCACAGAGACCCTGACGTTACTCACCAACCAAGTGCAGCAAACACACCCGTCCTCAGCACCCCCTTGTTTGCCCCCCCCTCCGGTGGATGCCTTCCATCGCGAGCCATGTCTCCCGGCGCCACCCACCTATAACGGGGATCCCTCCACCTGTCGCTCTTTTCTCTCTCAGTGCTCTCTCGTGTTTGAGCTGCAAGCCTCCTCATTCCCCACAGAACGGTCAAAAGTCGCTTACATAATCACCCTCCTCTCCGGGAAGGCAAGGGATTGGGGAACGTCACTATGGGATGCACAGGTTCCCTGCTGTTTGACTCTCAAAGCTTTCGCTGATGAAATGAGGAGAGTTTTCGACCGTTCATTTTCGGGACACCAGGCAGCAAACCAAATACTCCAGCTACGCCAGGGGGCTCGCTCCGTCTCTGACTATGCCATTGATTTTCGTACTTTGGCTCCCTCTAGTGGCTGGAGTGAGCAGGCGCTCTTTGATGCATTTTTTCATGGACTTTCCGATTTAATCAAGGATGAGCCCGCAGCCCGTGAGCTTCCATCGGATCTGCAGGGGCTATTTGACCTAGCGACCCGTATTGACGCCCATAAACGGACTCGGCAAGAGGAACATTATCAATCTCCTAAGCCTTACCCCCCGACCATGACCTCAGACACATCGAATTCATCTCCTGAACCAATGCAGGTTGACCGCACACGCATCTCGCCAAAGGAACGGCAACGGCGAAGGGATGACGGGGCCTGTTTTTACTGCGGAAGGATTGGCCATGCCGTATGTAACTGCCCATTAAAGGGGCGGAACCCCCCGGTTATGCTGGGTACCATGGGGAACTCCAGCTTTACCTCTTTCTCAGATAAACGATCATGCTTTGCTGTTACACTAACCCTCAAAGAGCAGTCTCATATTACATATGCCCTGGTGGACTCTGGAGCCGACCAAAACCTAATGTCCTCAGCCACGGCCTCTCAATTGGAGATTCCGCTTGTACGAGTCACTCAACCATTCAATGTTCAGGCGCTCGATGGAAGCAAACTTTCTCAGATTACTCACCGCACTTCCCCCGTTACGCTATGCTTCTCTGGCAACCATACAGAAACCATCACCTTCCTCATCGTGAGAAATGCACACGCCCCGATCATTTTGGGGCTGCCATGGTTAAGGATACATAACCCCCACATCGATTGGGTAAGAATGAGCATTCTCGATTGGCACTCAACTTGCCACTCTTCGTGTCTACGCTCCGCGGCCATAACCCAGACTCGTTCCACGCCACAGGAGGAGATTCCCAGTTTATCCCAGGTCCCGGTAGATTACCTAGATCTGCAGCCGGTCTTCAGCAAGTCACGGGCTGTCTCACTACCACCTCACCGACCCTACGACTGTGCTATTGATCTCCTCCCAGGCACCACCCCACCCAAGGGACGACTCTACTCCCTCTCTCGCCCTGAAAGAGAGGCCATGGAACAATATATTACCGAATCGCTTGCGGCAGGGATCATCCGCCCCTCGTCCTCCCCTGCTGGTGCGGGATTTTTCTTTGTGGAAAAGAAAGACAAGTCCCTCAGACCCTGCATCGATTACAGAGGATTGAACGAAATCACCATTAAAAACCGCTATCCACTTCCCTTAATGTCTACTGCCTTTGAGCTTCTCCAGGATGCCCGCATTTTCACCAAGTTAGACCTGAGAAATGCTTACCACCTAGTCAGAATAAGGGaaggtgatgagtggaagaccgcCTTTAACACCCCTACTGGTCACTATGAATACCTGGTGGTTCCATTCGGTTTAACCAACGCACCCGCAGTTTTCCAGGCACACATTAATGATGTCCTCAGAGACTTCCTCAACATCTTTGTGTTTGCATATCTTGACGATATCTTGGTTTTTTCTCGTTCACTGAGGGAACACAAGATCCACGTACGTCAGGTTCTACAACGGTTACTGGAAAACAAACTTTATGTCAAGGCTGAAAAATGTGAGTTTCACGTTGACTCCACCTCCTTCCTGGGATTCTCTATCTCACCTGCGGGCATTCAAATGGACCCGACCAAGGTCAAGGCAGTCACAGACTGGCCAGTGCCATCTTGTAGACGAGAGCTTCAACGCTTTCTGGGGTTTGCCAACTTTTATCGCCGTTTCATTAGGAGTTACAGCACGGTGGCAGCCCCGCTCACAACACTCACCTCCACTAAGACGCCATTTAAATGGAATCCCCTGGCAGAGAAGGCTCTAGCTGAACTCAAGCACCGTTTTACCACGGCACCCATCCTTACCTTCCCAGACCCCTCCCTTCAATTTGTTGTCGAAGTTGACGCTTCTGAGACGGGAGTCGGGGCCGTTCTTTCTCAGAGGTCACCAAAGGATAATAAGCTTCACCCCTGCTCCTTCTTTTCCCGTCGACTCATGGCCCCGGAGCGCAACTATGACATCGGAGACCGTGAGTTACTGGCAGTCAAGCTCGCCCTTcaggaatggagacactggctggaGGGGGCTGAACACCCGTTTTTAGTCTGGACTGACCACAAGAACCTTGAATACTTAAGATCAGCCAAAAGACTCAACTCACGCCAAGCACGCTGGTCATTGTTCTTCTCACGCTTCCACTTCACGCTGTCCTATCGCCCAGGTTCCAAGAATGTCAAGCCCAATGCCCTCTCCCGGCAGTTCTCCACTCCTCAGGATACACCCTCAATAGAGACCATCCTTCCACCTCACTGTCTTGTGGCCACTACACGGCTGGAAGTGGAGAACGCAGTCCTTCAGTCCCTTGAACAAGAGCCGGGCCCAAGCAATGTCCCACCTGGGCTACTTTTATGTACCAGCACGTCTACGCCCCCAAGTTTTGGATTGGGCACACTGCTCCAGACTAGCCTGCCACCCAGGGGTGACCCGTACACGTTTTTTGACGCAACAACGCTTTTGGTGGCCCACTATCAAGGAAGATGTCGGAGACTTTGTGGCATCCTGCGACACATGTTCCAGAAATAAGACTACAAATCGTGCCCCCGAGGGTCTCCTAAGACCCCTCCAGATTCCCCACCGCCCCTGGTCTCACATCTCTATTGATTTTGTGACCGGATTACCACCTTCAGACAACAACACCTGTATTTTAACCGTGGTCGACCGGTTCTCAAAGTCTGCCCACTTCATTCCATTACCCAAACTTCCCTCTGCCAAGGAGACAGCCGAGTTTCTAATTACTCATGTCTTTCGACTTCACGGACTGCCTACAGACATTGTCTCAGACAGAGGCCCTCAGTTCTCAGCACAATTTTGGAAGGCCTTCTGTGGTCTTATCGGGGCCACACCTAGTCTCTCGTCTGGCTTTCACCCTCAAAGCAACTGCCAAACTGAGCGCATGAACCAGGAACTCGAAAAATCATTCCAGTGTTGTCTCGGTTACCAACCACCACTGTTCCCCTCCCAGGAGGAAGAAGCCGCGGTCCCCTCAGCTCAAGCCTTTGTTCGCCGCTGCAAAAGGACATGGCAACGTGCTCGTACCCGACTACAACATTCGGTCAGCATCTTCCAGCACAAAGCTAACAGGCATCGTCTAGCCGCTCCCAGGTACCACATCGGCCAAAGGGTCATGCTCTCTGCTCGCGATCGTCCACTCAAGACAACTTCCAAGAAGCTctcaccaaggttcatcggcCCATTCACCATCACCCGCATCATCAACCCATGCTCCGTCAGACTGGCCCTGCCATTGTCCATGCGCCGAATTAATCCCACCTTCCACGTCTCCCAGATCCGTAGGTTGGTTGCGTGTCCGTTGGCTCCACCCCCCCGTCCCCCTCCACCACCCAGACTCATAGATGGGGGGGAGGCCTTTACAGTTCGCCGGCTTCTTAAGTCTCGCCGACGCGGACGCGGTCTTCAGTACTTGGTGGACTGGTAGGGCTATGGCCCTGAAGAAAGAAGTTGGGTACCAGCCAGATTTATACTAGACCGATCTCTGATTACTGAGTTCCACAGACTTCACCCCGAGGCGCCTGCTAGAACGCCCGGAGGCGTTCGTagaggggggggtactgtcatgacCCGCCAAGTCACAGCCCTGTCATGAATCACCTGCACACTCCAGTTTCATGATCCATCCCACTGCTTTCTTTTCACCGCCTCATTCTCCACTCTGCACACCTGTACTCAATCTATAATCACCTCTCCTCCCTACTTAACTCGTACTCTAACTACACTTcctcgccagattattgtgcacTCACCATGTCCAGTATTCCAGCGTTCTGTCTCGTTTTGCCTTCTCGTTTCCGACCTCGCTTCGTTTCAATGACCACGTCTTCGCCTCACGTCACGGATCATTCGCCATCTCGGATTCTCCCGGTACTGACCTTTGGAACTGTTTCTCGACCACGAGCCTGGATTATGGACATTTCCCCTGATCTCCGGCTTCGACCTCTGTCTGTTTCTCGACCACGAGTAATTCCCATGCGTCTGCGTCATCTGCGAGCCAACCCGACCTCAAGTCACACACGCCGGCTCTCTACACGGAGCTCATTCACCTCGCGCCGGCGCTCCGCTTCCGCATTCCATGCGAGCTCAAGTTACACACGCCGGCTCTCTACACAAAGCTCATTCACCTCGCGCCGGCGCTCCGCTTCCGCATTCCATGCGAGCTCAAGTTACACACGCCGGCTCTCTACACGGAGCTCATTCACCGCACAGCGGCGCTCCGCTTCCGCATCCAGTACAAAGTGCACGCGTCAGCGCAAGCAGGGTTCCAATCTAACTGTCACGTCTGCCTTGTGCACGGATTTAAGCCTGTCTTGCCATAACAGGTCTAAAAGCACCACTTCCTGCTCCTCATCTGCACTTGGGTCTACCACGGCAACTACGAACCGTGACAATTTCTGGTTGAAGTTGAATTGTGTTTAAGTTTAATGATGTTTTAGAATTATTATAGTTTATCCCctcataataaaaaatgttcataTCAAATTTTTGAAATTGTCAGTTTGGAGTTAGAGCACAGATAGTGTTTGTCGATTTCTCttttacaacatcagaagaattTGCCCCATTATTCCGACATGCGCTACTCAGGTGCTTTCTCAGACCCTCGATATTTTAAGACAGAGAAATTTGGGTTAATCCCTCCCATACACACAAAGAAaccttcccaacagtgtttgactgatggtactcaATCCcatgacggaaacttcaaagcacttttgtaagtcgcctctggataagagtttttgtcaaatgcctaaatgtaaatgtcatgcCCTGCACAAGTCTATtactattacatttatttattgttgtattaaatttaattccttATAACCTGCACTAAAAGCTGATGTCTGGATTTTGCAGAATGTCCTGCAGCAGTTCCTGGTCCAGACAGGTTTGGCTTTTAGACAGAGATGTGCACAGACATTTCGAGGCTCCACCCACCATTTCACCTGTGCCTGTACCCGAATCATGTCAAATATTGTCATGTaactaaacacaaataaattataaatgggCAGGTACTACATTagattaagaaaagaaaatcagtaTCTCCACAAAAAGCTCAATTCTAAACATTGATTGGTGCTTTGCAGATAAACTTTAATAGAGGCAACTTTCAAGacagtgactttttttgtttgttaaagttTTCATAATGCatacaattaataattataaagttaATAATTAGAAAAGATTCATACTcgtatatattttctttttttattgaatatgtTTGGCCATCACACAAGTACAACATCTCTGCAAAGATCAATGATgagcaattaattaattaattaattaataggcAAGTCCTACACAATAGTAGAGAACGATCAGTACATTACACCAACAGCAGAGAACTTAGACATACAATTTAACACTCctttagatttttataaaagtaaactATTACTACAGTATGATGTCACTGTACATGGGAGCTTTGCCCCTTCTTCCCTTGTGGCTTTTCACTACTGTTGTATACAACACATGTAATTATTCCTGACAATATCAGATAAAAGCAGGTTAAACTGGTCATAATAATATCTTAATAGAGGGCATCAtatcaatattatttattgttaaatgtTCAGAGATGTTTTGCAGACAGTTCACAGCTGAAAATTAAAAAGGTAAATGAGCATTTCCTAGCAATTGAATCCActtatgttttgtgtaaaaaaaatatatttatcaatACTAGACAATTCCAACTTTTCAGAATATTTTAATGTGTCAATAATATTCATTTATAAAGATTTGAGCAGCTTAGCAACAGCTACAGAACAGATGAGAGAGAACCATCATAGTGCTTGCCTGGGGAAATCTAAGAGATGGCCTAAAACATATTTAGataattttaattactttagtCAACTGATTTagtaattcattattattattattattattattattattattattattattacaatatttgatAAATTAACCATGGTAGCAGTCACCATGGAAACaacaaaacagcaataaaaGCTGGGCTgattgaaatataaaaaataatttctgagtaaatgcatttttgatgtgttttgattttaacttctattatttatctattttattttaacttgtgcATAAACGTCTTGATGGCTCGTGTCTCTGGATGTTCTGGAGGATGAAGGTTTCTTAGCAAAACTCACAGCTGCATAGTTCAAGACATTTTCATCATCAGCCTGATAAAGAACAAGAGACGTTTATAAACCAGAGCggattaaaagaataaaaataatgataacatTGATATTTTGTAAATAGTGGTTTATTAAAATTCTCTGTACATTGTGGATTGTAGGTcagatgtgtatttatttaacagaacaGAATCACAGTGAATAGAAGACTGGATTACCTGATTGGTGGGAGTTTGATGGTTGTTTGATGAAGAACCTGAACAATAATACACACAAGTAAAGATTAAAAGAAGTAAGAATTCATACTTTAGTGACAACTTTATAAAATAactctattaataataataataataataataataataataaaacaaccataatcatcatcatcattattatcgtAAAAGTAAACAGACCTTTTCTTAGATGTTTGAATAAAACTGTAACCAGAACCAGGATTACGAGAACAGATAATATATTGGAGGCTATTAAGGGAATAATCGGACAGTTGGAATTTTCATTTCctgaaacaataaaaatgcacaACTTGTATGAATATTGGACGATTTATTAACGGAAAAAATGTTTCAAGTTCAGGAAATTCTGTTATAGAAAGTTGAaggaatttatattttaaaactctgaccttcttcatctctgctgtttgaaccctggtgtgtaacagagtgtgtgttcttgttaagtgttccaggtgtaggacagggtttcatctcttcacctttacaaataaattggaaaagcagcaaataaacagaaatgatactaaatatgaataatgtgaaatattcaacatttaatgcacatgtacacataattctggttaaagtgttgatctggaattagcaggttatcagagtaaaactgtttaccttcaaaCTGCAAACATATTCCAGATGTGAACTTTACTGTACTTCCGTCCACatatccacagaaatattctcctccatcatcttcccttattttaataatgttgaGATTAAACATATGGTaatttacagtaacactgaagCGACTATTATTAAACCCCTCAGCAAATATGTAACTGTTTTGCCCAAACTGTCTTGCAAAAACCTGAGGCACGTTTCCAAAACTCTGTCTGTACCAAGcaaaagtatttttgtttttgagccCATTAATGTCACACTGCATAATTACATCTTCTCCAAGTTTTACTATTTTCACATGAAGATTCTTCATATCAGAGgtttttcctgtaaaaaaaaatgtttagaatttaatgtttaacaatgTACATTAGTTagttaaatactttaaattactttaaggtttttaaaatttcagaaattttaactttaaaaatgttaaatatttcatgTGGCATCTTATTCATCAACAATTCAAATATGTaaagttattaaattattatgttaTGAAACCTGAAAGGAAGTTTCCATAGACCATAGTTACAAAACTCTGACCTTCTCCATCTCTGCTgtttgaaccctggtgtgtaacagagtgtgggttcttgttaagtgttccaggtgtaggacagggtttcatctcttcacctttacaaataaattggaaaagcaacaaataaacagaaatgatactaaatatgaataatgtgaaatattcaacatttaatgcacatgtacacataattctggttaaagtgttgatctggaattagcaggttatcagagtaaaactgtttaccttcaaaCTGCAGACGTGTTCCAGATGTGAATTTCAGTGAATTTTCATCAACTTCtccacagaaatattctccTTTATCATCTTCTCTCATGTTGTTAATTTTGAGATCAAACTTTTGGTCctttacagtaacactgaagCGACTATCAGTAAATCCCTCAACAAATATGTAGCCCTGAGTGCCAGGGTACGGTCTCGCCAAAAACTGAGGCACTTTTCCAAAACTCTGTCTGTACCAAGCTAAATTCTTTCCTTGTTCATTGTTTTTGACCCCGCTAAAGTTACACTCCATAGTTACAGCTTGTCCAGGCTTTACTGTTTCCACTTTAAATGCCTTGATATCAGAAGTGTCTCCTGTAAAaacgtttttattttattttaatgaattagtaaaacatgtaaaatgactattttacattaaagtttaaaatgttcctcaccagttgtgcagagacaaagcagagagtaaagagccacaaagagtgtgatcatcgttcctgtttagacaaagtgatagtgaggtaatgaacttgtgtgttcagtagaaaaccaggtccagactcacgcctgattggatgttttgaagctgtggactgatttgattggtccattagctgtaatgagatgtgaagctcacagtgaattcttgtctattctgatgctgtgatgagtcacatgactttaCAGATATGATCTACTGGAGCTCTATCAGTCCTGTGTGCTGGAACCTCTCTGATAGAAGAAGTTTAATGACATGCGATCTAACAACCccaatgagaattttttttatcttgctttGGGTGAGGGGGACACAG harbors:
- the LOC128514914 gene encoding uncharacterized protein LOC128514914 gives rise to the protein MAKKGTYGVYGHGHTSAKCRTLRRPDRLMTMFALLPPPQKDPGIDSTSADHLHASKAERAMVTGDGKTSDMKNLHVKIVKLGEDVIMQCDINGLKNKNTFAWYRQSFGNVPQVFARQFGQNSYIFAEGFNNSRFSVTVNYHMFNLNIIKIREDDGGEYFCGYVDGSTVKFTSGICLQFEGEEMKPCPTPGTLNKNTHSVTHQGSNSRDEEGSSSNNHQTPTNQADDENVLNYAAVSFAKKPSSSRTSRDTSHQDVYAQVKIK